One window of the Runella slithyformis DSM 19594 genome contains the following:
- a CDS encoding amidohydrolase, protein MKIYCTLFLVLATAMLRAQTSSNKDHENAIKEINQKEKQYGAMAKQIWNYAEVGYQEVKSSALLQAELRKEGFKVQAGVADIPTAFVATFGEGKPVIGILGEFDALPGLSQDSLPVKKAIGGIAGHACGHHLFGVASMASAIAVKNWLTQSGHKGTVRFYGTPAEEGGAGKIYMVRAGLFNDVDVVLHWHPGDGNSANPSSSLANKSAKFRFHGISAHAAGAPERGRSALDGVEVMNYAVNMMREHVPSASRIHYVITNGGKAPNVVPDFAEVYYTVRHPSREYVVSIWERVQKAAQGAALATGTTVDEEVISGVHELLPNEVLAQVMYKNLKTVGGVKYTPEEVKFAEQISTSQGMGIREIASAAQVDPLSSEGGGGGSTDVGDVSWAVPTVGLRTATWVPGTPAHSWQAVAAGGMSIGRKGMIVAAKTLALTAIDLFQDEKTIAEAKAEFEKRRGPGFQYKALIGDRKPALNYRD, encoded by the coding sequence ATGAAAATCTATTGTACCCTTTTTTTAGTCCTGGCCACGGCGATGCTGCGGGCTCAAACGTCTTCCAACAAAGACCATGAAAATGCCATTAAGGAAATCAACCAAAAAGAAAAGCAATACGGTGCAATGGCCAAGCAGATATGGAATTACGCCGAGGTGGGCTATCAGGAGGTGAAAAGCTCGGCGCTGTTGCAGGCAGAGCTTCGTAAAGAAGGGTTTAAGGTGCAGGCGGGCGTGGCGGATATTCCGACGGCGTTTGTGGCAACGTTCGGAGAAGGCAAGCCTGTTATTGGGATTCTAGGTGAATTTGATGCCTTGCCGGGTCTTTCGCAGGATTCCCTTCCCGTCAAAAAAGCGATCGGCGGTATTGCGGGTCATGCCTGCGGGCACCATTTGTTTGGCGTGGCGTCGATGGCCTCGGCCATTGCGGTCAAAAATTGGCTTACACAATCGGGGCACAAAGGAACGGTCCGTTTTTACGGAACCCCCGCCGAAGAAGGCGGCGCGGGCAAAATATACATGGTACGGGCAGGGCTTTTCAATGACGTAGACGTGGTGTTACATTGGCATCCGGGAGATGGCAACAGTGCAAATCCTTCCTCTTCGTTGGCCAATAAATCAGCTAAATTTCGTTTCCACGGCATCTCTGCGCACGCAGCAGGTGCCCCCGAACGGGGCCGCTCGGCGTTGGATGGCGTGGAAGTGATGAATTATGCCGTCAATATGATGCGGGAACACGTTCCTTCGGCTTCGCGGATCCATTATGTGATCACCAACGGAGGCAAAGCCCCTAACGTCGTTCCGGATTTTGCCGAGGTATATTATACCGTACGCCATCCGAGCCGTGAGTATGTAGTGTCGATTTGGGAACGGGTACAGAAAGCGGCCCAGGGAGCGGCATTGGCTACGGGCACTACTGTTGATGAAGAAGTAATAAGCGGGGTTCATGAACTGCTCCCCAACGAAGTATTGGCGCAAGTCATGTATAAAAACCTGAAAACGGTCGGAGGGGTAAAATACACGCCGGAAGAGGTAAAATTTGCCGAGCAGATCAGTACCTCGCAAGGCATGGGTATCCGCGAGATTGCATCGGCGGCCCAAGTAGACCCGTTGTCAAGTGAGGGTGGTGGCGGTGGCTCTACCGACGTAGGTGACGTAAGTTGGGCCGTACCGACCGTAGGTTTACGTACGGCTACGTGGGTGCCGGGCACTCCGGCACACAGCTGGCAGGCGGTGGCGGCCGGAGGAATGAGCATCGGCCGCAAAGGCATGATAGTAGCGGCGAAAACACTGGCGCTGACGGCTATTGATTTGTTTCAGGATGAAAAGACTATTGCCGAGGCCAAAGCTGAATTTGAAAAACGCAGAGGGCCCGGCTTTCAATACAAGGCCCTGATCGGCGATCGCAAACCGGCCTTGAATTATAGAGACTGA
- a CDS encoding pyridoxamine 5'-phosphate oxidase family protein, with protein sequence MQPTPRTIPSRLAKRAQYDDQTVYSILDEALFCTVSCVINGQPFSLPTAFVRYENVLYLHGSVGSHFIREIEKGIPVCITVMLTDALVVAKSAFHHSVNYRSVVLFSSAEKIESYEQKAEVLKWVTEKMVPNSWEYLRPMTESEVKKTTVLGFKIEEASAKIRTGMPIDDEEDTALPIWSGLIPLGSGRGTPIADDFSKNVPLPEHLRHLQ encoded by the coding sequence ATGCAGCCCACTCCCCGTACCATCCCCAGTCGCTTGGCCAAACGCGCTCAGTACGACGACCAAACCGTGTATTCCATTCTGGATGAAGCGCTTTTCTGCACCGTCAGTTGCGTCATTAATGGTCAGCCTTTTTCCCTCCCCACGGCTTTTGTCCGCTACGAAAATGTGCTGTACCTGCACGGCTCGGTAGGCAGTCATTTTATTCGCGAAATCGAAAAAGGCATTCCCGTATGCATCACGGTCATGCTCACCGACGCCCTTGTCGTGGCCAAATCGGCGTTCCATCATTCGGTCAATTACCGCTCAGTGGTGCTGTTTTCTTCGGCGGAGAAAATTGAATCGTACGAACAAAAAGCGGAAGTATTGAAATGGGTCACCGAAAAAATGGTGCCCAACAGTTGGGAGTATCTGCGTCCCATGACCGAAAGTGAAGTAAAAAAAACGACCGTTTTGGGCTTTAAAATTGAAGAAGCATCGGCCAAGATACGCACAGGTATGCCCATCGACGATGAGGAAGATACCGCGCTTCCCATTTGGTCGGGATTGATTCCTTTAGGCAGCGGTCGCGGCACACCGATTGCGGATGATTTCAGTAAAAATGTACCTTTGCCGGAGCATTTACGTCATTTACAGTAA
- a CDS encoding DinB family protein: MKRSDIQHMPQFFDRYILLVNDIDVVEGLEKTAHLYHDEAIRTALLRLGDQVYAPGKWTANDILQHIIDNERIMSYRAMRFARNDATALPGYDEELFGANTTANSRSLDDLLNEFSLVRQSTIALFKSFSDEMLHREGISFNQRISPLALGFVLIGHPIHHLSVLQERYFPLIQD; this comes from the coding sequence ATGAAACGTTCCGATATTCAGCACATGCCCCAATTTTTTGACCGTTATATCCTGCTCGTCAATGACATCGACGTGGTGGAAGGTCTCGAAAAAACGGCCCATCTGTACCACGACGAAGCTATCCGCACGGCCCTGCTCCGATTGGGCGACCAAGTCTATGCCCCGGGCAAGTGGACGGCCAATGATATCTTACAGCATATCATTGACAACGAGCGCATTATGTCGTACCGAGCCATGCGTTTTGCCCGCAATGACGCAACCGCGCTTCCCGGCTACGACGAAGAGTTGTTTGGGGCCAATACCACCGCCAACAGCCGCAGCCTCGACGATCTGCTGAATGAATTTTCGTTGGTGCGCCAATCGACCATTGCCCTTTTCAAAAGTTTCAGCGACGAAATGCTCCACCGCGAAGGCATCAGTTTCAATCAACGCATCAGCCCGCTGGCGTTGGGATTTGTACTGATCGGTCATCCGATCCACCACCTGAGCGTGTTGCAGGAGCGTTATTTCCCGCTGATTCAAGACTGA
- a CDS encoding cupin domain-containing protein: MFSNKVSLAEATDRLRHHPTEFLLLFQNNTLEVELYKPDVIDKQTPHDRDEVYVIASGEATFELEEKTTEVKAGDFLFVPAHAAHKFTAFSDDFSTWVLFIGPAVVQE; encoded by the coding sequence ATGTTTTCCAACAAAGTAAGCCTCGCCGAAGCAACCGACCGGTTACGCCATCACCCCACAGAATTTTTGTTACTTTTTCAGAACAATACATTGGAGGTGGAATTGTACAAACCTGATGTTATTGATAAGCAAACCCCGCACGACCGCGATGAAGTGTATGTCATTGCCTCGGGCGAGGCTACTTTTGAATTGGAAGAAAAAACCACTGAGGTCAAAGCGGGTGATTTCCTGTTTGTGCCGGCCCATGCCGCTCACAAATTCACAGCCTTTAGCGACGATTTCTCGACTTGGGTCCTGTTTATTGGCCCTGCAGTAGTGCAGGAATAG
- a CDS encoding YggS family pyridoxal phosphate-dependent enzyme codes for MSIAENIQKIKAEIAPNARLIAVTKTKPVEMLMEAYEAGFKCYGENKVQEMVTKYEQLPKDIEWHLIGHLQTNKVKYIAPFAAMIHSVDSFKLLQEINKQAVKNDRVIDCLLQIFIAQEETKFGLSEEEATELLASEAFQQLKNVRIAGLMGMASNTEDEDQVRREFKGLKQLFDSLRALYPSMTELSMGMSGDYRMAVKEGSTLVRVGSAIFGSR; via the coding sequence ATGTCCATTGCTGAGAATATTCAAAAAATAAAGGCGGAGATCGCTCCCAATGCCCGATTGATCGCCGTGACCAAAACCAAGCCCGTGGAAATGCTCATGGAAGCCTATGAAGCAGGCTTTAAGTGCTACGGCGAAAACAAAGTCCAGGAAATGGTAACCAAATACGAGCAGTTGCCCAAAGACATTGAGTGGCACTTGATCGGCCATTTACAAACCAATAAAGTAAAATACATCGCGCCGTTTGCGGCCATGATCCACTCGGTCGACAGCTTCAAACTGTTGCAGGAGATCAACAAACAGGCGGTTAAAAATGATCGTGTCATCGACTGCCTGCTGCAGATTTTTATTGCGCAGGAAGAAACCAAATTCGGTCTTTCGGAAGAAGAGGCGACTGAACTGCTGGCTTCGGAAGCCTTTCAACAACTGAAAAATGTACGCATTGCGGGATTGATGGGTATGGCCTCCAATACCGAAGACGAAGACCAAGTTCGACGGGAATTTAAAGGATTGAAGCAATTGTTTGACAGCCTCCGCGCACTTTATCCTTCAATGACAGAACTGTCAATGGGTATGAGCGGAGATTATCGCATGGCCGTGAAAGAGGGCAGCACTCTGGTGAGAGTTGGGAGTGCGATTTTCGGTTCAAGATAA
- a CDS encoding penicillin acylase family protein encodes MLKKCTLFAVLITAIFQVQRSFSQGKVTYKQAEILWDTWGVPHIYAKNDESLFFAYGWAQTQNHGNLLLQLYGQARGKGAEYWGEKYAQADRWVIINGIHERAAEWYALQKPAMRKNLDAFALGVNKYAKKYPDKLSAEAKRALPITAVDVIAHVQRVTHFVFLAPQGQVAAAEKRQGDQNGSNAWAVGPSKSASGNALLLTNPHLPWSDLYLYIEAQLVSPGVNTYGISRMGFPVLTMAFNATAGYSQTVNTNDGQDFYELTPAEGGYRWNGKVKAFETKERTLNIRQPDGTLKEEKMVIRHSIHGPVVSDKGGKLIAMRVAGLGQSGIFEQYWDMARAKDLAAFEAAVSRLQIPMYTLMFADNKGNIFNLFNAEVPVRPLGDWKYWSGVVKGDTSATLWTKTHPYKDLPKVRNPATGWLQNTNEPPWTATVPMVNHYKDFPAYMAPAPTMSFRTQRSVRMLMESGKMSLDQFIELKLSTRMELADRIVNDLITATEANGSAEAKEIAVVLTQWDHNTDNDSKGAFLFDRFVRKWVGGTEKLNSLGTASPLFSTPWNLSDPVNTPNGIADPKAALAALLEAAKEVKATYGRLDVPWGEVFRFKIGEVEVPGNGGPGPMGVFRTMTLGPPSGGKYFPAHGDTYVAAIEFSKPLKAKVLTSYGNATQPESKHRNDQLPLLSEKKMRPVWFTREEAEQHLAEKTVFK; translated from the coding sequence ATGCTGAAAAAATGTACCCTTTTTGCGGTTTTAATCACCGCAATTTTTCAGGTCCAGCGTTCCTTTTCGCAGGGGAAAGTCACCTACAAACAAGCCGAGATTCTGTGGGATACGTGGGGTGTGCCGCATATATACGCTAAAAATGACGAAAGCCTTTTTTTCGCGTACGGCTGGGCGCAAACCCAAAACCACGGCAATCTCCTTCTTCAACTCTACGGACAGGCGCGCGGAAAAGGGGCCGAATATTGGGGAGAAAAATACGCTCAGGCCGACCGTTGGGTCATCATCAACGGCATTCATGAACGCGCCGCCGAATGGTACGCGCTGCAAAAACCCGCCATGCGCAAAAACCTGGACGCCTTTGCCCTCGGCGTAAACAAGTACGCGAAAAAGTACCCCGACAAGCTAAGCGCTGAAGCAAAGCGGGCGTTGCCCATTACGGCCGTCGATGTCATTGCGCATGTACAACGGGTGACGCACTTCGTTTTTCTGGCTCCGCAGGGACAGGTCGCCGCCGCCGAAAAGCGGCAGGGAGACCAAAACGGCTCCAATGCCTGGGCCGTTGGCCCTTCCAAATCAGCAAGCGGCAATGCACTTTTGTTGACCAACCCCCACCTTCCGTGGTCAGACCTTTATTTGTATATCGAAGCGCAGCTGGTATCGCCCGGCGTCAATACGTACGGCATCAGCCGCATGGGCTTTCCGGTGCTGACGATGGCGTTCAATGCCACGGCCGGCTACTCCCAAACCGTCAATACCAACGACGGACAGGATTTCTACGAACTCACGCCCGCCGAAGGAGGCTACCGATGGAACGGAAAAGTAAAGGCATTTGAAACCAAAGAACGAACGCTCAACATCAGACAGCCTGACGGGACGTTGAAGGAAGAAAAAATGGTAATTCGTCATTCCATCCATGGTCCCGTGGTGAGCGACAAAGGCGGCAAACTCATCGCCATGCGCGTAGCCGGATTGGGACAATCGGGGATTTTTGAACAATATTGGGACATGGCGCGGGCCAAAGATCTGGCGGCGTTCGAAGCCGCTGTCAGCCGGTTGCAGATTCCGATGTACACGCTGATGTTTGCTGATAACAAAGGCAATATCTTCAACCTTTTCAACGCCGAAGTGCCCGTTCGCCCACTGGGCGACTGGAAGTATTGGTCGGGCGTGGTCAAAGGCGATACCTCGGCTACTTTATGGACCAAAACACACCCGTACAAAGATTTGCCTAAAGTCCGCAATCCCGCCACGGGTTGGCTGCAAAATACCAACGAGCCGCCTTGGACCGCTACCGTGCCCATGGTCAATCATTACAAAGATTTTCCGGCGTACATGGCCCCGGCTCCCACCATGTCTTTCCGCACGCAGCGCTCGGTGCGTATGCTGATGGAGTCCGGAAAGATGTCACTGGATCAGTTTATTGAACTGAAACTCTCCACCCGGATGGAGCTGGCCGACCGCATCGTCAACGACCTGATCACCGCCACCGAAGCCAACGGAAGTGCCGAAGCCAAAGAAATCGCCGTCGTGCTGACCCAATGGGACCACAACACCGACAACGACAGCAAAGGAGCCTTTTTGTTCGACCGTTTTGTCAGAAAATGGGTGGGAGGAACGGAAAAACTGAACAGTCTGGGAACCGCTTCCCCTTTATTTTCAACCCCCTGGAACCTCAGCGACCCCGTCAATACCCCCAACGGTATCGCCGACCCCAAAGCAGCCCTTGCCGCGTTGTTGGAAGCCGCCAAAGAGGTTAAAGCCACCTACGGACGCTTGGACGTACCCTGGGGCGAGGTATTTCGGTTCAAAATAGGTGAGGTAGAAGTGCCGGGCAACGGCGGCCCGGGTCCAATGGGCGTATTCCGAACCATGACGCTGGGGCCCCCTTCGGGCGGCAAATATTTTCCCGCTCACGGCGATACCTACGTAGCGGCCATTGAATTTTCAAAACCCTTAAAGGCAAAGGTCCTGACCAGCTACGGCAATGCCACTCAGCCGGAGTCCAAACACCGCAACGATCAATTGCCGTTATTGTCCGAAAAGAAAATGCGTCCCGTTTGGTTTACCCGTGAAGAAGCGGAACAGCATTTGGCCGAAAAAACGGTCTTTAAGTAA
- a CDS encoding SBBP repeat-containing protein has protein sequence MEYARDIAVDTAGHVYITGAFSGTLRFGTLSIPYSGGYDMFIAKFNGSGAGQDYGKDITVDAAGNIYVTGQFQGPAAFSTINLTSSADDFFVARYNSAHTLRWVQKGDGKLQDAGNGIAADARGNVYVTGFFSDVATFSSTTLTSAGSTDIFVAKYNTDGALQWINRAGGTDSDQGHAITVDSNGNVYLTGAFYGQTFFDKTGLYASFGLSDTFLAKYNGNGFFQWVLKAGRPLSGNENDIAVDTKGDVYITPGSGSISIAKYSGDGATQWSHQLKENGGSTFSSSGLAVDASDNVYLTGKFADKVAFGSTTLTSAGSSDIFVAKYNVTGMLQWAKQAGGPGSDSGEGVAAGPEGAAYATGQFAATAAFGASRLTSTGAQDIFVVKFVD, from the coding sequence GTGGAATACGCCCGGGACATTGCCGTCGATACCGCAGGCCATGTGTACATCACGGGTGCCTTTTCCGGTACCCTTCGTTTTGGTACATTGAGCATTCCCTACTCGGGAGGATATGATATGTTTATTGCTAAATTCAACGGCAGCGGTGCCGGACAGGATTATGGCAAAGACATTACCGTAGATGCGGCGGGCAATATTTATGTTACCGGACAATTTCAGGGCCCGGCCGCCTTCAGCACCATCAATCTTACGTCTTCTGCCGATGATTTTTTTGTGGCCAGGTACAACAGCGCCCACACTCTCCGATGGGTCCAAAAAGGGGACGGTAAGTTACAGGATGCGGGCAACGGAATCGCCGCAGATGCTCGCGGCAATGTGTATGTCACGGGTTTTTTCAGCGATGTCGCTACCTTCAGCTCCACCACCCTGACCTCCGCAGGCAGTACCGATATTTTTGTTGCAAAGTACAACACCGACGGGGCGCTCCAATGGATCAACCGGGCGGGCGGCACCGACAGCGACCAGGGACACGCTATCACCGTAGATTCCAACGGCAATGTTTACCTTACCGGGGCTTTCTACGGACAAACCTTTTTTGACAAAACGGGTCTTTATGCAAGTTTTGGATTAAGTGATACGTTTTTGGCCAAGTACAACGGCAACGGGTTCTTTCAGTGGGTGCTGAAAGCAGGCCGGCCGCTGAGCGGCAACGAAAATGACATTGCTGTTGACACCAAGGGCGATGTGTACATTACACCCGGCTCGGGCAGTATTTCCATCGCAAAATACAGCGGCGACGGCGCTACCCAATGGTCACATCAACTAAAAGAGAATGGCGGCAGTACGTTCAGCAGTTCGGGTCTGGCCGTGGACGCCTCCGATAATGTGTACCTCACCGGAAAATTTGCCGATAAAGTCGCCTTCGGCAGCACAACTCTTACTTCCGCCGGCAGCAGTGATATTTTTGTGGCCAAGTACAACGTGACGGGCATGCTCCAATGGGCCAAACAGGCAGGCGGCCCGGGCAGCGACAGCGGAGAAGGAGTAGCCGCCGGCCCGGAGGGTGCAGCGTATGCCACCGGACAGTTTGCGGCCACGGCCGCCTTCGGTGCCTCACGCCTGACATCGACAGGGGCACAGGATATTTTTGTCGTGAAATTTGTGGATTAG
- a CDS encoding GDSL-type esterase/lipase family protein, whose product MKKKPFIFSIVLAVMAFAFGAVMAQNSPKSPGTFELKDNDRVVFLGNSLFENELQYGYLELALTTRWPGRNVTFRNLGWTGDNVWGEARSTFTNPPTPYQHLMTQITNAKPTLVFVAYGGVEAQEGAAGLSRFTEGLGKLIDKIDSLGAKTILLSPIPIMYEDTAVHVAKRNADLTLYASAIAKMAAERGKQFIDIYAPISEFSKKTMILENGVHLNELGYYYLASVLEKNLGLDPLPQPVSIAVAKNAAEATGPAKILASDPKNVTLQFSIDEGFLPLPLPENGTAFTANTPQLKISGLKKGFYTLTTENQQIITASAQQWAQGVAITQGPAYTQAAQIREMILKKNEQFFFQYRPLNRTYILGFRSYEQGRHAKGLEEQSLIIKWLEGQIALHSTPKTRVYQLSPVK is encoded by the coding sequence ATGAAAAAGAAACCCTTCATATTCAGTATCGTTTTAGCCGTCATGGCCTTTGCCTTCGGGGCCGTCATGGCCCAAAACTCACCCAAAAGCCCCGGCACCTTTGAACTTAAAGACAACGACCGGGTGGTTTTTCTGGGAAACTCACTGTTTGAAAATGAACTTCAATACGGCTACCTGGAGCTGGCCCTCACCACGCGGTGGCCCGGCCGAAATGTGACATTCCGGAATCTTGGCTGGACCGGCGACAATGTTTGGGGCGAAGCCCGCAGTACGTTTACCAATCCGCCCACGCCCTACCAGCACCTCATGACGCAGATCACCAACGCAAAGCCAACCCTCGTTTTTGTGGCTTACGGGGGCGTAGAAGCGCAGGAGGGTGCCGCAGGTCTGTCCCGTTTTACCGAAGGTCTGGGAAAACTTATTGATAAGATCGACTCGCTCGGAGCTAAAACCATTTTGCTTTCGCCCATTCCCATCATGTATGAGGATACGGCGGTCCATGTGGCTAAGCGCAATGCCGACCTTACATTGTACGCTTCGGCCATCGCCAAAATGGCCGCCGAGCGCGGCAAACAGTTCATTGATATTTATGCACCTATTTCAGAATTCAGCAAAAAAACAATGATACTGGAAAACGGTGTACACCTTAATGAGCTTGGCTACTATTATTTGGCGAGTGTATTGGAGAAAAATTTGGGGCTTGATCCATTGCCTCAACCGGTCAGTATTGCCGTCGCTAAAAATGCCGCCGAAGCAACGGGACCGGCCAAAATTCTCGCGTCAGACCCAAAGAACGTTACGCTGCAATTCAGCATCGACGAAGGCTTTCTGCCCTTGCCGCTTCCTGAAAACGGAACCGCATTCACTGCCAATACCCCGCAATTGAAAATCAGCGGCTTGAAAAAAGGGTTTTATACCCTAACCACCGAAAATCAGCAGATCATCACCGCGTCGGCGCAGCAGTGGGCACAGGGCGTGGCTATTACGCAAGGCCCTGCGTACACCCAAGCAGCTCAAATTCGGGAGATGATCCTAAAGAAAAATGAGCAGTTCTTTTTCCAATACCGCCCCCTGAACCGAACCTATATTCTCGGCTTTCGTTCCTATGAACAGGGCCGACACGCCAAGGGTCTTGAAGAGCAAAGCCTCATAATAAAATGGTTGGAGGGACAGATTGCCCTCCACAGCACGCCAAAAACAAGAGTGTATCAACTTTCTCCCGTCAAGTAG